The Tripterygium wilfordii isolate XIE 37 chromosome 17, ASM1340144v1, whole genome shotgun sequence genome has a window encoding:
- the LOC119983114 gene encoding two-component response regulator ARR2-like isoform X3, translating into MCNRYMSRITIAYRAVDALRIVWETENELDLILMEAHLPDMQMNPLLTRLEQMSNLPIVIMSADNDSNTILGSYSKGAVFYLVKPLTMNDVKNLWQFAYISKTDKMMAMEEVSGFSAESHNGDADDVECIVGMEKQGLLYDRINEEETLDKEDIEDGVEVLTTSKILWTDELHEKFLKAVKEIGIENAHPKSIFEHMNVQGLKKEHVSSHLQKYRIALKKEQESIQNIMRKYPIMAGFAPYSPSSTCDLQGPDGVPNFMHGQSTLVNCLPDSSHPNSSQFGFRNLVMGELPSSNQMENNNFEEFLKGRTALSNVEGSGLSAAPWPNFLNNPLTRQEQFLMPQQSSLPPLQPQGQEAVAGNRGG; encoded by the exons TTACAATTGCTTATCGAGCAGTTGACGCTTTGCGCATTGTGTGGGAGACAGAAAATGAGCTTGATCTTATTCTGATGGAGGCTCACTTACCTGATATGCAAATGAATCCTCTGCTTACGCGACTTGAACAAATGTCCAATTTGCCAATAGTCA TTATGTCAGCTGACAATGATAGCAACACCATATTAGGAAGCTACTCTAAAGGGGCAGTGTTTTATCTTGTGAAACCACTCACGATGAATGATGTAAAGAACCTCTGGCAGTTTGCATACATCAGTAAAACAGACAAGATGATGGCTATGGAAGAAGTAAGCGGCTTTTCTGCAGAGTCACATAATGGTGATGCAGATGATGTAGAGTGTATTGTGGGAATGGAGAAGCAGGGTTTGCTATATGACAGAATAAATGAGGAGGAGACATTGGATAAGGAAGATATAGAAGATGGTGTGGAGGTTTTGACCACGTCAAAGATACTTTGGACAGATGAGCTACATGAGAAGTTCTTGAAAGCTGTAAAAGAAATAGGCATTGAAA ATGCTCATCCGAAGAGTATTTTTGAGCATATGAATGTCCAAGGACTGAAAAAAGAACATGTTTCAAGCCATCTGCAG AAATATCGTATTGCATTGAAAAAAGAGCAAGAATCTATCCAAAACATCATGAGGAAATATCCCATCATGGCTGGTTTTGCACCATATTCTCCTTCATCAACATGTGATCTTCAAG GTCCTGATGGGGTGccaaattttatgcatggacagtCGACTCTTGTGAATTGTCTTCCTGATTCATCTCATCCCAATTCTAGCCAATTCGGATTCAGAAATTTAGTTATGGGGGAGTTACCTAGCTCTAACCAGATGGAAAACAATAACTTTGAAGAATTTCTGAAGGGAAGAACGGCTCTTAGTAATGTGGAAGGTTCTGGCTTAAGTGCGGCCCCCTGGCCAAATTTTTTGAACAATCCCCTAACAAGACAAGAACAATTTCTGATGCCACAGCAATCATCACTGCCTCCACTACAACCACAAGGGCAGGAGGCAGTGGCTGGCAATAGAGGGGGGTAA
- the LOC119983114 gene encoding two-component response regulator ARR2-like isoform X2 — protein MLCRFEYKVTIAYRAVDALRIVWETENELDLILMEAHLPDMQMNPLLTRLEQMSNLPIVIMSADNDSNTILGSYSKGAVFYLVKPLTMNDVKNLWQFAYISKTDKMMAMEEVSGFSAESHNGDADDVECIVGMEKQGLLYDRINEEETLDKEDIEDGVEVLTTSKILWTDELHEKFLKAVKEIGIENAHPKSIFEHMNVQGLKKEHVSSHLQKYRIALKKEQESIQNIMRKYPIMAGFAPYSPSSTCDLQGPDGVPNFMHGQSTLVNCLPDSSHPNSSQFGFRNLVMGELPSSNQMENNNFEEFLKGRTALSNVEGSGLSAAPWPNFLNNPLTRQEQFLMPQQSSLPPLQPQGQEAVAGNRGG, from the exons ATGCTTTGTAGATTTGAATATAAAG TTACAATTGCTTATCGAGCAGTTGACGCTTTGCGCATTGTGTGGGAGACAGAAAATGAGCTTGATCTTATTCTGATGGAGGCTCACTTACCTGATATGCAAATGAATCCTCTGCTTACGCGACTTGAACAAATGTCCAATTTGCCAATAGTCA TTATGTCAGCTGACAATGATAGCAACACCATATTAGGAAGCTACTCTAAAGGGGCAGTGTTTTATCTTGTGAAACCACTCACGATGAATGATGTAAAGAACCTCTGGCAGTTTGCATACATCAGTAAAACAGACAAGATGATGGCTATGGAAGAAGTAAGCGGCTTTTCTGCAGAGTCACATAATGGTGATGCAGATGATGTAGAGTGTATTGTGGGAATGGAGAAGCAGGGTTTGCTATATGACAGAATAAATGAGGAGGAGACATTGGATAAGGAAGATATAGAAGATGGTGTGGAGGTTTTGACCACGTCAAAGATACTTTGGACAGATGAGCTACATGAGAAGTTCTTGAAAGCTGTAAAAGAAATAGGCATTGAAA ATGCTCATCCGAAGAGTATTTTTGAGCATATGAATGTCCAAGGACTGAAAAAAGAACATGTTTCAAGCCATCTGCAG AAATATCGTATTGCATTGAAAAAAGAGCAAGAATCTATCCAAAACATCATGAGGAAATATCCCATCATGGCTGGTTTTGCACCATATTCTCCTTCATCAACATGTGATCTTCAAG GTCCTGATGGGGTGccaaattttatgcatggacagtCGACTCTTGTGAATTGTCTTCCTGATTCATCTCATCCCAATTCTAGCCAATTCGGATTCAGAAATTTAGTTATGGGGGAGTTACCTAGCTCTAACCAGATGGAAAACAATAACTTTGAAGAATTTCTGAAGGGAAGAACGGCTCTTAGTAATGTGGAAGGTTCTGGCTTAAGTGCGGCCCCCTGGCCAAATTTTTTGAACAATCCCCTAACAAGACAAGAACAATTTCTGATGCCACAGCAATCATCACTGCCTCCACTACAACCACAAGGGCAGGAGGCAGTGGCTGGCAATAGAGGGGGGTAA
- the LOC119983114 gene encoding two-component response regulator ARR14-like isoform X1, with protein sequence MTSQGTILTELGEHDARSSTRGSVLVVDCDSVCGKVVSKMLCRFEYKVTIAYRAVDALRIVWETENELDLILMEAHLPDMQMNPLLTRLEQMSNLPIVIMSADNDSNTILGSYSKGAVFYLVKPLTMNDVKNLWQFAYISKTDKMMAMEEVSGFSAESHNGDADDVECIVGMEKQGLLYDRINEEETLDKEDIEDGVEVLTTSKILWTDELHEKFLKAVKEIGIENAHPKSIFEHMNVQGLKKEHVSSHLQKYRIALKKEQESIQNIMRKYPIMAGFAPYSPSSTCDLQGPDGVPNFMHGQSTLVNCLPDSSHPNSSQFGFRNLVMGELPSSNQMENNNFEEFLKGRTALSNVEGSGLSAAPWPNFLNNPLTRQEQFLMPQQSSLPPLQPQGQEAVAGNRGG encoded by the exons ATGACCAGTCAGGGGACAATCCTGACTGAACTTGGCGAACATGATGCCCGCTCATCGACAAGAGGAAGTGTTCTGGTAGTCGATTGTGATTCTGTATGTGGTAAAGTTGTGTCAAAAATGCTTTGTAGATTTGAATATAAAG TTACAATTGCTTATCGAGCAGTTGACGCTTTGCGCATTGTGTGGGAGACAGAAAATGAGCTTGATCTTATTCTGATGGAGGCTCACTTACCTGATATGCAAATGAATCCTCTGCTTACGCGACTTGAACAAATGTCCAATTTGCCAATAGTCA TTATGTCAGCTGACAATGATAGCAACACCATATTAGGAAGCTACTCTAAAGGGGCAGTGTTTTATCTTGTGAAACCACTCACGATGAATGATGTAAAGAACCTCTGGCAGTTTGCATACATCAGTAAAACAGACAAGATGATGGCTATGGAAGAAGTAAGCGGCTTTTCTGCAGAGTCACATAATGGTGATGCAGATGATGTAGAGTGTATTGTGGGAATGGAGAAGCAGGGTTTGCTATATGACAGAATAAATGAGGAGGAGACATTGGATAAGGAAGATATAGAAGATGGTGTGGAGGTTTTGACCACGTCAAAGATACTTTGGACAGATGAGCTACATGAGAAGTTCTTGAAAGCTGTAAAAGAAATAGGCATTGAAA ATGCTCATCCGAAGAGTATTTTTGAGCATATGAATGTCCAAGGACTGAAAAAAGAACATGTTTCAAGCCATCTGCAG AAATATCGTATTGCATTGAAAAAAGAGCAAGAATCTATCCAAAACATCATGAGGAAATATCCCATCATGGCTGGTTTTGCACCATATTCTCCTTCATCAACATGTGATCTTCAAG GTCCTGATGGGGTGccaaattttatgcatggacagtCGACTCTTGTGAATTGTCTTCCTGATTCATCTCATCCCAATTCTAGCCAATTCGGATTCAGAAATTTAGTTATGGGGGAGTTACCTAGCTCTAACCAGATGGAAAACAATAACTTTGAAGAATTTCTGAAGGGAAGAACGGCTCTTAGTAATGTGGAAGGTTCTGGCTTAAGTGCGGCCCCCTGGCCAAATTTTTTGAACAATCCCCTAACAAGACAAGAACAATTTCTGATGCCACAGCAATCATCACTGCCTCCACTACAACCACAAGGGCAGGAGGCAGTGGCTGGCAATAGAGGGGGGTAA